One Vigna unguiculata cultivar IT97K-499-35 chromosome 11, ASM411807v1, whole genome shotgun sequence DNA window includes the following coding sequences:
- the LOC114169282 gene encoding TBC1 domain family member 22B-like has product MDKHQEDERNTAATLDSRLNQTLKNVQGLLKGRSIPGKILLSRRSDPPDNSNSKISNNPNSKTSSPSYKRSFSHNDAGLSDHTYGPIEEEFPSTDKPISIANASKLKVSTSFGGNLPEEIPKSIVGARSTDSARVMKFTKVLSETVVILDKLRELAWSGVPDNMRPKVWRLLLGYAPPNSDRREGVLRRKRLEYLDCISQYYDIPDTERSDDEVNMLRQIGVDCPRTVPDVPFFQQSQVQKSLERILYAWAIRHPASGYVQGINDLVTPFLVVFLSEYFEGDIDNWSMSDLSPDTISNVEADCYCCLSKLLDGMQDHYTFAQPGIQRLVFKLKELVRRIDEPVSRHLEDQGLEFLQFAFRWFNCLLIREIPFHLITRLWDTYLAEGDDLPDFLIYIFASFLLTWSDKLQKFDFQELVMFLQNLPTENWTHQELEMVLSQAFMWHTMFNNSPSHLIS; this is encoded by the exons ATGGACAAGCACCAAGAAGATGAGCGTAACACAGCTGCTACGCTTGACTCCAGGTTGAATCAGACCCTAAAAAATGTTCAAGG GTTACTCAAGGGGCGCAGCATTCCTggtaaaatattattgagccGTAGGTCAGACCCTCCGGATAACTCAAACTCAAAGATATCAAATAACCCAAACTCAAAGACATCCTCACCAAGTTACAAGAGGAGCTTTTCTCACAATGATGCTGGTCTAAGTGATCACACATATGGGCCAATAGAG GAGGAATTTCCGAGTACAGACAAACCAATTAGTATTGCCAATGCCAGTAAGCTAAAAGTGTCGACTTCCTTTGGAGGCAACCTGCCTGAAGAAATCCCCAAGTCTATTGTGGGTGCAAGATCTACGGACTCTGCAAGAGTTATGAAGTTCACTAAGGTTCTTTCCGAGACAGTGGTTATATTAG ACAAGTTGCGTGAATTAGCATGGAGTGGTGTTCCAGACAATATGCGTCCTAAAGTGTGGAGACTTTTGTTG GGATATGCACCACCTAATTCAGATAGAAGGGAGGGAGTTCTAAGAAGGAAGCGCCTTGAGTATCTTGACTGTATATCTCAGTATTACGATATTCCAGATACAGAACGTTCAGATGATGAGGTCAACATGCTTCGTCAG atTGGTGTTGATTGTCCAAGAACTGTGCCTGATGTTCCATTCTTCCAGCAATCGCAAGTTCAGAAATCATTGGAACGTATTCTTTATGCTTG GGCTATTCGCCATCCAGCAAGTGGATATGTTCAGGGGATAAATGATCTTGTTACACCGTTCTTGGTTGTTTTCTTATCAGAGTATTTTGAAGGGGATATAGATAATTGGTCAATGTCTGATTTATCACCAGATACAATCTCTAATGTAGAGGCAGACTGCTACTGCTGCTTGTCAAAGTTGCTTGATGGTATGCAAGATCATTACACATTCGCTCAACCTGGAATTCAGAGGCTTGTTTTTAAGTTGAAGGAATTGGTCAGGAGGATTGATG AGCCTGTTTCGCGGCACTTGGAGGATCAGGGACTTGAATTTCTTCAGTTTGCTTTCCGCTGGTTCAACTGTCTTCTCATCCGTGAG ATACCATTCCATCTCATTACGCGCCTTTGGGATACATATTTAGCTGAAGGAGATGACTTACCAGACttcctaatatatatatttgccaGCTTCCTTCTAACG TGGTCAGACAAGCTCCAGAAATTTGATTTCCAAGAATTGGTAATGTTCCTTCAGAACCTCCCAACAGAGAATTGGACTCATCAGGAGCTTGAGATGGTGCTTTCACAAGCATTCATGTGGCACACCATGTTCAACAACTCTCCCAGCCATTTAATTAGCTGA